A segment of the Psilocybe cubensis strain MGC-MH-2018 chromosome 5, whole genome shotgun sequence genome:
GTAATCTTCAAGTCACGCCCTCAGTGTTCAAACCAGCTGCTGGATTTGGCGCATTCGGGAGCAACGAAACGCCCAAGACTTCCGCGTTCTTCAAGAAACCAGACGAAACCCCGCCTCCAGTCTCAGCGTTTAGTCAAATCACCACTACCCCCAAAACACCTGTCACTACCTCGGCCACTCCTGCGTTTGGTGCAACGTCTGCCCTTGGCGCGAAATCGGTCTTTTCGCCAGCCCAGTCTCCCAGCGCAACACCGACAAAGGCACCAACAACAGGCGCGTTTAGCGCATTCAGTGGCGCATCGGGTGGGTTCTCGGCCTTTGCGGGACCCAAGACGTCTTTCACGGATTTGTTGAAGTCGAAGGGTGATGAGGCAACGGATCCCATCAAGCCAGCTGCTACTCCTGTGTTTTCCAAGCCTGAAAGCGAGAGCAAACCTGTTGTTTCTGTTTTCGCTACTTTAGCTGCGATGGAAAAAgacaaggagaaagagaaggaaaaggagaagaagcaagaagataaagaggcggagaaggaaaaggataAAGAGGAGCCTAGCACTTCGTCGTCCAAGGACGGTAAGAAGACAATCCCCAGTGAGCCCTCGTACGGTAATTTATCTCTctcagcttcttcttctgggtCGTTCGTAGAGGTTGGAGCAAACGATGCCGACAATGGAGAATTGGATGACGGAGAAGTTTCCGAAGATGATGGAAACCACAGCGATTTCTTGTCGGATAATTTCGAGGAATCATCGTATAAAGACGGCGATTCGGCGAACGAAGAGTCGGACGAAGAAGATCTGCCAGAGGAAAGAAATACTCCATCGCCTGAACCACCTCTTCCTCCGTCACGGTCGCCGTCCGCTACACCTCAGCCTGAGATCCCGTCTATCCAGGTATCAGGCGATGGTGCGGACGAAGAATCTCCTTCTAAGGCTGTTCCAACACGCGAACGGAGTACGACGCCACCAAGCACCCCTGTAAAGGAATCTAAAGCACCGACATCCTCGAGTCCGTCGTTGGCTACACCCGGCGCTCCGTCTACCTCGCCATTTGGTATTGGGATAGGAAGGCCAAGCACGCGGCCTGTGCGTAGTTCACCGCTGGCCAATGCGGTTTCGgcagaggatgaagaagaagacgatgtcACGAAGTCGCCACCGAAGGCAAAACCCACAGTCTCTCCGAAACCTGTTTATGGTGCTTTGCCCTTGGACACGAAGGGCAAAACTAAGGAAACGGATGTGGGGGATGAAGAGGCCACACCTAAGAAATCCCCGACCGCCAAAAGACCAAAGACGCCTCCATTGCTTTCAACCATGGGTCCTCCGCCTACACCCAGCCCATTCTTATCTCCTCCCATCTCCAAGACTTCTTCAGGCAGCTCTGAGTCCTCATCAATCAAATCGACCGCCTCAGCGCCACCTCTTTTCGGTATGGGGGCAAAACCAGCGGCAGCATCTACCCCCAGTTTGTTTGGTACGCCAAAGGCTGAAGTCACCCCTGTCGGCTCATGGACGTCGACAACACCATCTAAACCAGAGCTGCCCCGAGCAAACACTGCACCAGCTGCGCCTGGCACACCAACACCCAGTCTTTTCGGCGGTGGATTCTTCGCACCCCCGCCTCCAGCTGCGAAGGCGCCGACGAATGCTTTCTCCATGCCACCATTTACTTTGGGCGGCGCGGCAGCTGGTCCGGCTATTCCACCTGCGGGAACCAATCTCTTTGGAAGCAAAACTGCCCCAGGGCCCGCCACTCCCACTGGACCAGGCATCTTTGGAGGCAAAGCTACGCCACCACCCCAACCTGGTGGTATCTTTGGAATGAAGCCACCAACTGCCGCAACGCCAGGCAGCCCATCCAATGTGTTTGGAGGTGGAATTCAACCGCCTAAACCGTCACCATTTGGAAATGTTCAAGCTACACCTCCGGCACCGCCGCAACCATCCCCTGAAGCCATCCTGGAAGAAGGAATGCAGAAGGAATGCGCAGCTTTGGTGAACATGGTCACTGAAGATTTGGCACAGGTGAGTTCATTTTCTGAGTGTATTCTAACTCGTCTAATCCTGCTACAGTTACCTCTTCATGCTTTGAAGTTGGGAGAAGCAATAGCTGCGGCTGGTGCCATGGCTGGAGGCTCGCGCAACTTAAGCGATCTCGGTGTGCAGGCGAAATGGAGTTTGGGTGATCTGACTCAGTTCAAGAAACTTGTATTGCAGTATGAGGCAGTCCTTGATGAGATGGAAGCCACGCacgagaagcagaagcaggtAGTGCACGACTTGCAGAGCAGCATGCTGAAGTGTAAGCAATATTCTTCTTGGTGCTCGTCAATGTCTAATACTTTTTCTGATGCCGCAGGTGGTacgagaaaggaagaaatcgCGAGGTTCCATAAGGCGAAGGACGATAAAGATTTCGCAAAAATGCTGAAGTCTAGGACGTTGGGTCCTGAGCACATTGAAACTCAGACGCACCTTCGAAAGAACATAAGGGTTTGTAACTAACTTTTTGTTGCATTATATTTGTTCTTATGAGTGTTTTTATAGGCTATCCGCGACCGCGTTCAGAAACTTGAATCGCACTTAcaggaaagcaaaaagaagcTGTCCCAAGCTGCTACATGTAGACCCTCGGTCAAGTGAGTTCTTTTTAGACCTTGCCGTTTTAATCGTGGATTCACCATTGGTTTCAGGGCTCCATCACTCGACACAATCAACCGAACGTTTCGCAACATCGAGCTCGCAATTGATCAGCAAGCAGATGAAGTCTCTCGCCTCGCTACCCGCATCTCGAAACTCGACATGGCGGAGAAGTCCAGTTCGGTATCGCGCAGAGACGCACGTCTGCCAGACGCAGCTGGTCGCCGCGTTCATGACATCATCCCAGATGTCGCAGCAACCACTGCAGCTGCGCTCAACGCCGAGCGATCAGCACAGAGGCTAAAGAACGCACTCCTTGCGGTGCGCAAGGAGCCTTTGCTTAATAATACAGTAGCACAAGCACCGCCTGCTCTGTACGCGTTCCAGACTCCTCAGAAATCATCGACGTCGAGCGGCCCCAGCAAGTTTGCGTTCAAGGCGCCCGCCAGCGGGTCATTGTTCTCCGATGTACCGACACCATTGTCTGCATCTGACATTATGCCCAACTGGGATCTCCCAGAGGACAACTTCATGCCCATGGACGCAGCAAATCTCATTTCTACACGCTCGCAATCCAAACAGAGGATACACTCCCCTTCGGCGCAGATCAAAAAGACACCGGGATCGGGAGGGTCGACACCGCCTGCAGAATTTGACTGGGGCCCACTTCCAAACTTCCAAAGTCCTCCTGCGAAACATATGCCCAACAGGTTCTTCCCGGTTTCGCCAGCGGCCAAGTAAAATTGTCCtcaatcatgtcttctttttccttttttttcatgtcttttttgttttattgcTTTTGTAGAATTAGTTTTGCGCACGTAGAGATACTTTAAGAAAGCAACGACGCTCAATATGGGTATCCTGTTCCCGAAAGACTCGAAGGTCAATTTAAACTTTAAAAatgttgttgctggtgcCGCCCTAGTTCGAGAGAATGACATTACACCTCACCTGGGCAACGCATCAGTGAGACGGAAAATCTACTAGATCTGCTTCTTCGAACGCGAATCTCAGCCTTCCTCGACTACAAATATCGAGTCAATATAACATTCACGTTGGCGCTGCATCACGCACATGACTTATTTTTGGACGCATCAACGCTCAAACCTGGTGCTATAAATAAATTACAGAGACAGAACTGTTCATGTTACCGAAAACCTTGGTAACTGGTATCATCATGAATCCATCGATACAAACACCACACAGGTAAAGATGTGAAGGTATAATCAGAAGATTGCGCGAACTAGCCCTCCGCCGATTGCAGAACCTATGATGATCATCAACGGTTAGATATACACTTGGAAGTAATGTGATATGAATATACTTACCGGCGCCAAAGCCAACACCGCCAACAGCAGAATGTGCCAACTTGAGAAAAAGTGACGTGAGCAACAGATTACAGATCCTTCGATACAGTAACTACTCACAGTGTTCTTGTACTGTCCATACTTATCCTTCTTTGCTTCAGTCCCGGGCTTTTCTTGCAAGCCTACTGAATTGACGCCTTGGCCTGGGGGTGGAGGCATGTTGGTACCGTGCATAGCCGCACCGAAAGGCTTATACGCTTTTGTTGGCGCAGGTGTAGCATTCGGCGTTGGCAACTGGACCTCGGGCAACTTCTCTACGTATGTCGAAGGGAAAAGACCTTGCTTCCCGTTCACTCTGCCCGTCCACCAGTCGGCGTTTGTCTCTTCTACAATTTCTATGATATCTCCTGGTGCGAACGAAAGGTCTTCGGCATCCTGTTGTGCATTGGTTAATAAAATGACGAAACGATAAATTGCATCTGGTGCCCGAAACGCACATTACTGCTGTACGCCCACAGTGCCTTTGCCTGTGGTAGCGCAcgagatggtggtggtggtggcggaaCTGCACGAGCAGCTGATGGCGTTCTATTGATTCCTAGGTTAGAAATCCTGCCTGCCAGAGATGCAATTGGCCCAGCGCTGTGATTAGTGGCCTGATTCGAATTTGGCAGTTTGGTCAAGATAGCAGAGGCATCCGCCTGTGAGATGTAGTTCTGTGAAGCCAGAAACTCAACGTTCTGTTCGATTTGTGAAACTACATGAGCAAGAAGAGCAGCAGTCTGGGGATCTTGGGGCGACATGATGGTGGGTGAAAGTAAAGGAATGAGGACAACAATTGTGTAAGCCGCCATTAAGGGGCCCAGTCACCGCGGTGCCGAAGCGGCATTGATCTGATTTGTACCGAGGTGATGTGTGGCTGTGCGAtcaaggaggaggaaacaAAACCTAACCCTACAATTTTGATTCCttactttcttctccacTAGCAACAAAACATATCCATAGCGATGCCCTCCGTGAATCTCATTACAGCTGTGCCACATTTTGTTACCCAGGAGGAGCACACTGCATTGGTTGCATCAACACCCAATTCTTTCAGCGACATTCCACCGGTGATCAAGCACAAGGAAGAAAATGTAACCGTCACTTTGGACCCGCCTCTTGAAGGGTTTCCATCATCAGATGGGGTCCAGGGAACATTATACGTGCTAACAAGGTCGGTTTCACATACAAATGATAAAGATCGTTGTCTGATTTCTTGTTACAGCGTACTAGCATTCATGGGTGCCAATGGAACAGGTTTTTCGATCGAATACCCAGTGATAACCCTGCACGCCGTTTCTCGGGGCGAATCTGGACCATCGATATACTGCCAACTCGACGAGAGCTTCGGAACAGACAACGCAGAAGCCCCcgctgacgacgacgcggtGACAGACATGCGCGAACTTACTATCGTCCCCCAAAATGCCCAGTCGCGTACGTCCTCGTGCTACATAACCCGCATCGCGTTATCTGATCTATCTAGTTGAGCCCATATTCGAATCGCTATCACTTTGCGCATCTTTGCACC
Coding sequences within it:
- a CDS encoding Unconventional myosin-Ie, translating into MSPQDPQTAALLAHVVSQIEQNVEFLASQNYISQADASAILTKLPNSNQATNHSAGPIASLAGRISNLGINRTPSAARAVPPPPPPSRALPQAKALWAYSSNDAEDLSFAPGDIIEIVEETNADWWTGRVNGKQGLFPSTYVEKLPEVQLPTPNATPAPTKAYKPFGAAMHGTNMPPPPGQGVNSVGLQEKPGTEAKKDKYGQYKNTLAHSAVGGVGFGAGSAIGGGLVRAIF
- a CDS encoding Methylosome subunit pICln; the protein is MPSVNLITAVPHFVTQEEHTALVASTPNSFSDIPPVIKHKEENVTVTLDPPLEGFPSSDGVQGTLYVLTSVLAFMGANGTGFSIEYPVITLHAVSRGESGPSIYCQLDESFGTDNAEAPADDDAVTDMRELTIVPQNAQSLEPIFESLSLCASLHPDPQDDEDDGLDDAFVDLNGSTFETFNGDENEELSEVGRAALAHLESIIYDPHKLQPGEEEEEVDAKQSDEKKP